From the genome of Reinekea thalattae:
TACTGTTCGATTTTGCCTACCAAGGCTTTGCCAAAGGCGTGGTAGAAGATGCCGAAGGCCTGCGTATTTTGGCGGATAAAATCCCAGAAATACTCATCGCCAGTTCGTTCTCAAAAAACTTTGGTTTGTATAACGAGCGTGTCGGTGCCTTTACTTTAGTTGCCAAAACAGCCGAAGTTGCAGCCGATGCTTTCAGCCAAGTCAAAACAGTCATTCGCGCCAACTACTCAAACCCGCCAGCACACGGTGCTAAAGTAGCAGCGGTTATTTTGGCGGACGATGAATTACGAGCAGAATGGCTAGAAGAGCTAAAAGCCATGCGCGTGCATATTCGTAACTTGCGCGAACTCTTTGTTAAGGCATTGGCAGAGCAGGGCGTTAAGCAAGATTTCAGCTTTATTGAACAGCAAAACGGCATGTTCTCCTTTACCGGTTTAAGTAAAGAGCAGGTGGCAACACTGAAGCAAGATTACGCCATCTACATGGTCGACAGTGGCCGTATTAACGTAGCGGGCTTGTCATCTAAAAACATGGCTTATGTTTGTAAGGCGATTGCAGCGGTACTGTAAGAAATTGCGGTAAGTGCATTGTTTTATAGATTTTTCATCGATGAAACGGCCTTGCTAAAAGTAAAAGCCAGTAGAAATTAAAAGCAAGAGAGTTGACAAGAAGGGCTTTGGTTAAAAACCAAGCCCTTTTTATTGGAGCGGTTATGAAGCCTTTTAAGGTCGAGTCTAAGTATCAGCCAGCGGGCGATCAGCCCAAAGCCATTGCGACGTTAGTCAGTGGTATTAATCAGGGCCTTGCAGCGCAAACACTATTAGGTGTGACGGGTTCTGGTAAAACCTACACCATGGCGAAAGTGATCGAAGCGGTGCAGCGTCCTACCATTGTTATGGTGCATAACAAAACACTGGCGGCTCAGCTCTATTCAGAATTCCGTGAATTCTTTCCCTCCAATGCGGTCGAATATTTTGTTTCTTACTACGACTATTATCAGCCCGAAGCTTACGTGCCTTCTTCGGATACCTTTATCGATAAAGATTCATCGGTAAACGAACACATCGAACAGATGCGGCTTTCGGCTACCAAAGCGTTGTTAGAGCGTAAAGACACCATTATTGTCGCCACCGTTTCTGCGATTTATGGTCTTGGCTCACCAGACAGCTATTTAAAAATGGTGCTGCATTTGCGCCGCGGTGATAGCGTCGATCAACGAGAATTATTGCGCCGTTTAGCCGAGCTGCAATATGCCCGTAACGATGTTGAATTTGGTCGTGGTAATTACCGAGTTCGCGGCGATATTATCGATATCTTCCCAGCAGAATCCGAATTAGAAGCCATTCGTGTTGAACTGTTCGATGAAGAAATCGAAAACATCAGCCTGTTTGATCCACTCACAGGCGAAGTGCTGCAAAAGTTACATCGCTATACTATTTATCCAAAAACGCATTACGTGACACCACGCCAAACCATTTTAGACGCTGCCGAAAATATCGAAAAAGAACTCAAAGAACGGCTCAAGGTTTTTGAAACAGACAACCGTTTAGTTGAAGCGCAACGTTTAGAACAGCGCACCAAGTACGATTTAGAAATGATGCGCGAGCTGGGTTTTTGCACTGGCATCGAAAACTATTCACGTTATTTATCTGGCGCGAACCCGGGCGACCCACCGCCAACGCTTTACGAATATTTGCCCGACGATGCACTCATGCTGATCGATGAGTCGCATGTTTCCATTCCACAGATTGGCGCCATGTACAAAGGTGACCGTTCGCGTAAAGAAACCTTAGTCGAATACGGTTTCCGTTTACCTTCGGCGTTAGATAACCGCCCGCTGCGTTTTGAAGAATGGGAGCAAGCCGCGCCGCAAGCGATTTATGTTTCGGCAACACCGGGCAAATATGAAAAAGAACACTCGCAACAAACCGCCGAACAGGTGGTGCGGCCAACCGGCTTACTCGACCCCATTATCGAAGTGCGGCCAGCGCAAAGCCAAGTCGACGATGTACTGGAAGAAATTCGCCTGCGTATTGCTGTTAACGAGCGAGTGTTGATCACCACTTTAACCAAACGCATGGCCGAAGATTTAACCGATTACCTACACGACAACGGCATTCGTGTGCGCTATTTGCATTCTGATATCGACACCGTAGAACGAGTCGAAATTATTCGCGATTTACGTCTAGGCGAGTTCGATGTCTTGGTGGGCATTAACTTGCTGCGAGAAGGTTTGGATATGCCAGAGGTGTCGCTGGTGGCGATACTTGATGCCGACAAAGAAGGCTTTTTGCGCAGCGATCGCTCATTGATCCAAACCATCGGTCGTGCTGCTCGTAACCTAAACGGTAAAGCCATTTTATACGCCGACAGAATGACCGGCTCTATGGAGCGCGCCATTGGCGAAACCGAACGCCGCCGTGCCAAGCAGATTGCGCACAACGAAGAACAAGGCATTACGCCGCAAGCGTTGAATAAATCGATTACCGATATTATCGATGGCGCACCACAAGCGCCGGGCCGTAAAGGTAAAATGGCCAAGAACAAGAAAAAGGTTGAGCATATTAATGGCGAAGAAGCCAAGAGCTACATGCAAATGACTGTGGCAGAACTCGGCAAAGAAATTGTTAAAATTGAAGACAGCATGCACAAGGCCGCGCGCGACTTAAAATTTGAAGAGGCCGCCGCAATGCGAGACCAATTAGTTGAACTGAAAGACCTACTCAAAAGCCGTTAGCTAGATTAGCTACAGCAAGTAATAAACATAAACACAGGCGCAAAAAAAATACTTTTTAGAAAGTAAAAGTTTTTTAGAAAGTAAATACTTTTAGAGAGAAGTATTTTTAGAGATAAGTGTTTTTTGAAAAAGTTAAAGAGAAATTAAAACCAGCAACTTTAAACGATAAATTGTTAACAACGGGACGGCGCATGACACAAGAGATCACCCTAACAAAACCGGATGACTGGCACTTACACTTTCGCGATGGCGATATTTTACAAGAAACCGTCGCTGCCACGGCGCGCTGTTTTTCTCGTGCCATTGTTATGCCAAATTTGGTGCCGCCTGTTACCAGTGCCGATCTAGCCCTAAGTTATAAAGAGCGCATTCTTGCCGCTCGGCCGCTGGGTAATAGCTTTATGCCGTTGATGGTTTTATACCTAACCGATAACACCACACCAGAGATGATCATTGCTGCCAAGCAAGCCGGTGTTGTTGCCGCCAAACTTTACCCAGCTGGCGCAACCACTAACTCAGCCTTGGCTGTTACTTCCATTGCAAACTTGCAGCCGGTTTTAGAAACCATGGCAGAGCAGGGCATGCTGCTGTTAATTCATGGTGAAGTGACCGATAAAGAAATCGATATTTTCGACCGTGAACAGGTGTTTATCGACACCCACTTAAAAACCATTGTTGCCAATAACCCAACACTTAAGATTGTGCTAGAACACATCACAACCGCCAACGCCGCCGAATTTGTGATGAATGCAGCAGATAACATTGCCGCCACACTGACACCGCAGCATCTAATGTACAACCGTAACGACCTGCTTGCTGGTGGCATTCGTCCGCACAACTATTGCTTGCCGATCTTAAAACGTAACACCCACCAAAAAGCCTTGCAGGAAGCCGTTGCAACCGGCACTAAAAAAATATTTTTAGGCACCGACTCAGCGCCACACGAAAAGGGAGCCAAAGAAAGCGCCTGCGGTTGCGCTGGCTGTTACAGCGCTTGGAGTGCTATTGAACTGTACGCGCAAATTTTTGAACAGCTGGGTATTTTGGATAAGCTCGAAGGCTTTGCCTCACACTACGGGCCAGACTTTTACGGCTTGCCGCGTAATAACGAAACCATCACCTTGGTAAAGGAGTCGTGGCAATTACCAGAAGAA
Proteins encoded in this window:
- the uvrB gene encoding excinuclease ABC subunit UvrB; this translates as MKPFKVESKYQPAGDQPKAIATLVSGINQGLAAQTLLGVTGSGKTYTMAKVIEAVQRPTIVMVHNKTLAAQLYSEFREFFPSNAVEYFVSYYDYYQPEAYVPSSDTFIDKDSSVNEHIEQMRLSATKALLERKDTIIVATVSAIYGLGSPDSYLKMVLHLRRGDSVDQRELLRRLAELQYARNDVEFGRGNYRVRGDIIDIFPAESELEAIRVELFDEEIENISLFDPLTGEVLQKLHRYTIYPKTHYVTPRQTILDAAENIEKELKERLKVFETDNRLVEAQRLEQRTKYDLEMMRELGFCTGIENYSRYLSGANPGDPPPTLYEYLPDDALMLIDESHVSIPQIGAMYKGDRSRKETLVEYGFRLPSALDNRPLRFEEWEQAAPQAIYVSATPGKYEKEHSQQTAEQVVRPTGLLDPIIEVRPAQSQVDDVLEEIRLRIAVNERVLITTLTKRMAEDLTDYLHDNGIRVRYLHSDIDTVERVEIIRDLRLGEFDVLVGINLLREGLDMPEVSLVAILDADKEGFLRSDRSLIQTIGRAARNLNGKAILYADRMTGSMERAIGETERRRAKQIAHNEEQGITPQALNKSITDIIDGAPQAPGRKGKMAKNKKKVEHINGEEAKSYMQMTVAELGKEIVKIEDSMHKAARDLKFEEAAAMRDQLVELKDLLKSR
- the pyrC gene encoding dihydroorotase, producing the protein MTQEITLTKPDDWHLHFRDGDILQETVAATARCFSRAIVMPNLVPPVTSADLALSYKERILAARPLGNSFMPLMVLYLTDNTTPEMIIAAKQAGVVAAKLYPAGATTNSALAVTSIANLQPVLETMAEQGMLLLIHGEVTDKEIDIFDREQVFIDTHLKTIVANNPTLKIVLEHITTANAAEFVMNAADNIAATLTPQHLMYNRNDLLAGGIRPHNYCLPILKRNTHQKALQEAVATGTKKIFLGTDSAPHEKGAKESACGCAGCYSAWSAIELYAQIFEQLGILDKLEGFASHYGPDFYGLPRNNETITLVKESWQLPEEITLPNGNPIVPFYAGQTVNWKVKA